Genomic DNA from Thermosipho ferrireducens:
CTGAAAGTTTTTTAAGCGCTTTTTGAACCATTGGTCCAAACTTGCCAACAATGTTTGAATAATATCTTCTTATTTCGTTTTCATAATAATCTATATCAACTTCATCATCAAATATGCCACCATCAAGTGAACCAAACCCTCCAAAAGCATCTCCTGAAAAAAGAATTTTTTCAGTTACCTCGTAAGTCATCATAGTTTCGGGCCAGTGAACCATGGGAGTTATATAAAATTTCAATTTATGTTTTCCCAGGGAAAGTTCTTCTCCATCTTTTATTTCAACAAAATTATCGCTAAGGCCATACAATGCTTTAAGAAATTCCCGTGTTTTTTTATTACCAATTATTTTTACACCCGGGAAAGCGTGGATTATGGAAGATATGGATCCTGAATGGTCTGGTTCCATATGATTTATTACAAGATAATCGAGAGATTTACCACCTAAAACTTCTCTGATCTTTTCTACAAATTGTTCAACTTTACTAATTTTTACAGTATCAATTAGCACATTTTTTTCATCTCTGATGAGATATGAATTATAAGACACACCTTTTGTTAGAGGCCAGATATTTTCAAATAATACTGTGTCCCTGTCATTTACACCTGCATAAAAAATATCATCAGTTATTTTTAATACTCGATGCATAATCTACCTCCTATCAAAACGGAATTTCTATCCCCTTCAACCAGAAAGCTTTTAATTCTTCCTCTGTGGAAGGAATTTTTATTTTCCCAATTCCTACAAGATTTTGTATGTAAACAATTTCTGCCAACAGTTTATTTGATACTAAACCTTTGGTAAATGGCATTCTACTTATACCTTCACCTTTTTCTTTGATTCCCAGTTCAACATTGCCAGGTTCCCATTCACCTGTATAAGCTTTAACAACACCTAAATAGGAAGCAACATCCACTCTTTTAATAGCACTCGCTAATATATGTCCAGGTGCCTGCCATTCCTGTTCTATATCACCACCAAGCATGAACACTCCCCCATTTTTATACAGGTCATCAATGAATTCTGGAAGATTATCTATATTAGCTCTTTTTTGATTTTCTTCTTTTATCGCTTCTAAAAGCCCAAGTGCTGTACCACCACAGGCTTGTTGAATAATATCGTACCCTTCGCTTATTAAAGCCTGCCCAAATTCTTTACCTTTTTTTGGATCAGTAAATGTATTTGCATAGACACTTTTCACTTTGATGTTAGTCTTATGAATCTGGTTATACGCTTTTACCCCCGCCTCAAAACCTATAACATATCTTTGGACTGGAGGGATGGGGATACCGCCTAATATTGCTACTTTTCCTGTTCTTGTCATTCCCGCTGCCAGGTATCCTGTTAAAAAACTACCTTCCTGCTCTTTAAAAGTAAAAGTCATCACATTTGGAAGGTTTTTTTCTTCTGGAAAGCTGAAATCAATACCAACAAAATACGTTGCAGGATATTGCTGAGCAACTTTGAAAAAGGCATCAGACATTAAAAAACCTACAGCAAAGACCACATCTGCTTCTTCTGCAGCTTTGCTGAGGTTTGGAATATAGTCGCTTTGTTCTTTTGACTGAATAACTTCATATTCAAGTCCATACTCTTCTGCAGCTTTAACAATTCCGGCCCATGTCCCATCCATAAA
This window encodes:
- a CDS encoding FprA family A-type flavoprotein; translated protein: MHRVLKITDDIFYAGVNDRDTVLFENIWPLTKGVSYNSYLIRDEKNVLIDTVKISKVEQFVEKIREVLGGKSLDYLVINHMEPDHSGSISSIIHAFPGVKIIGNKKTREFLKALYGLSDNFVEIKDGEELSLGKHKLKFYITPMVHWPETMMTYEVTEKILFSGDAFGGFGSLDGGIFDDEVDIDYYENEIRRYYSNIVGKFGPMVQKALKKLSEVEIKIIASTHGPIWRSNPQRIIESYDRWSRYEVEEGVVIAYGSMYGNTEKMADFIAKVLAKEGVKNIRVMNSSQVHESFIINEIWRFKGVIFGTSTYNNGIFPPMENLIINLAHKGIKNRIFGVFGTYGWSGGGVKGIVDYIQRNKWELACEPVEVQFSPDEEDFERLREFAKKFVKRLRQI
- a CDS encoding BMP family lipoprotein, coding for MKRFFMLAFLVGLIVSGFAFKVIMVTDIGGLGDGSFMDGTWAGIVKAAEEYGLEYEVIQSKEQSDYIPNLSKAAEEADVVFAVGFLMSDAFFKVAQQYPATYFVGIDFSFPEEKNLPNVMTFTFKEQEGSFLTGYLAAGMTRTGKVAILGGIPIPPVQRYVIGFEAGVKAYNQIHKTNIKVKSVYANTFTDPKKGKEFGQALISEGYDIIQQACGGTALGLLEAIKEENQKRANIDNLPEFIDDLYKNGGVFMLGGDIEQEWQAPGHILASAIKRVDVASYLGVVKAYTGEWEPGNVELGIKEKGEGISRMPFTKGLVSNKLLAEIVYIQNLVGIGKIKIPSTEEELKAFWLKGIEIPF